One part of the Parabacteroides sp. FAFU027 genome encodes these proteins:
- a CDS encoding nucleoside deaminase has product MLSDDHFMKQALLEARYAEEDGEIPVGAVIVCNEKIIARAHNLTETLNDVTAHAEMQAITAAANVLGGKYLTDCTLYVTLEPCVMCAGALAWSQISRIVYGASDDKRGYSKYSDALLHPKTVVVKGVLEEECAAIMKTFFKKKR; this is encoded by the coding sequence ATGTTATCAGACGACCATTTCATGAAACAGGCCTTGTTAGAGGCCCGCTATGCCGAAGAAGACGGAGAAATACCCGTTGGCGCAGTTATTGTTTGCAACGAAAAAATCATTGCCCGTGCTCATAACCTGACCGAAACGCTAAATGATGTTACGGCTCACGCCGAAATGCAGGCTATCACGGCTGCGGCAAATGTTTTAGGCGGGAAATACCTGACCGACTGCACATTGTATGTTACGCTGGAACCCTGCGTTATGTGCGCCGGAGCGCTTGCCTGGTCGCAAATATCGAGGATTGTGTACGGCGCTTCAGATGACAAACGGGGCTATTCGAAATATTCAGATGCTTTATTGCACCCGAAAACAGTGGTTGTAAAAGGAGTACTGGAAGAGGAGTGTGCCGCAATTATGAAAACATTCTTCAAAAAAAAGAGGTAA
- a CDS encoding phosphatidylserine decarboxylase family protein produces the protein MRIRIHREGWDLLILSLLFLVVLDILLWVVAPKGIFLSVFGVTSVIYLLLVNFFRCPKRIYTGETKNVVLTPADGKVVVIEEVMENEYFHDKRLQISVFMTPFNVHANWYPVNGKVKYVTHHEGRFQGAYLPKSSTENERSTIVIETEEGVEILVRQVAGALARRIVTYSDIDDDCRINEFLGFIKFGSRLDLYLPLDSDVLVNLDQKVTGNVTQLARLK, from the coding sequence ATGAGAATTAGAATCCACAGAGAAGGTTGGGATTTGCTGATTTTATCCCTGCTGTTTTTAGTCGTTTTAGATATCCTGCTTTGGGTTGTTGCCCCTAAAGGGATATTTCTCAGCGTCTTTGGAGTCACTTCCGTGATATACCTTCTTCTGGTGAATTTCTTCCGTTGTCCGAAACGTATTTATACCGGTGAGACAAAAAATGTAGTATTAACTCCTGCCGATGGTAAGGTAGTTGTAATCGAAGAAGTGATGGAAAATGAATATTTCCATGACAAAAGACTTCAGATTTCGGTGTTCATGACTCCGTTTAACGTGCATGCCAACTGGTATCCGGTGAATGGTAAAGTAAAATATGTAACTCACCACGAAGGTCGTTTTCAGGGAGCTTACTTGCCTAAGTCAAGTACTGAAAATGAACGTTCAACCATTGTGATTGAGACTGAAGAAGGTGTTGAGATTCTGGTACGTCAGGTTGCCGGAGCGTTGGCTCGTCGTATTGTAACCTATTCGGATATTGATGACGATTGCCGCATCAATGAATTCCTCGGATTTATCAAGTTCGGTTCCCGATTAGACCTTTATTTACCATTGGATAGCGATGTCTTGGTAAATCTTGACCAAAAAGTAACCGGAAACGTTACCCAATTAGCCCGTTTGAAATAA
- a CDS encoding DUF4834 family protein, translating into MGAFILFLLFLFLMVVLSVISFGLSVIRGIIGLFFPKRRTSESYAGGQEYSGHRDFGPQQESAGRNNKKKIFDTNEGEYVDFEEVSK; encoded by the coding sequence ATGGGAGCATTCATTCTCTTTCTCCTTTTCCTGTTCCTGATGGTTGTGCTTTCTGTGATTTCATTTGGATTAAGTGTAATACGTGGAATCATCGGATTGTTTTTCCCGAAAAGACGGACTTCTGAAAGTTATGCGGGAGGCCAGGAATACAGCGGTCATAGAGATTTCGGACCGCAGCAGGAAAGTGCAGGTAGAAACAACAAGAAAAAAATTTTCGACACCAACGAAGGTGAATATGTCGATTTTGAAGAGGTAAGTAAATAA
- the pssA gene encoding CDP-diacylglycerol--serine O-phosphatidyltransferase: MQLKKHIPNAITCLNLFSGCMAAVAALEFNFVLAAGLVFLAAFFDFCDGLAARQLKAYSAIGKELDSLADMVSFGFVPSVVVFSLLRQQMALQELSAFVPYVAFLIAIFSALRLAIFNIDERQTTTFIGMPTPANALFWVSLAAYNTIHPMSILTPGVLVVLVVVFSLLLVAEIPMFSLKIKNLSFKKNIAQFSIVIAAVVFLLCFKLLGISLTILLYILMSVLLNIIKR, encoded by the coding sequence ATGCAGTTAAAAAAGCATATCCCCAATGCAATTACCTGTCTGAATCTCTTTTCGGGATGTATGGCTGCTGTTGCCGCATTGGAATTTAACTTTGTATTGGCAGCCGGACTGGTTTTCCTGGCTGCATTCTTCGATTTCTGTGACGGATTGGCGGCCCGTCAGTTAAAAGCCTATTCTGCTATCGGTAAAGAACTGGATTCGTTGGCCGATATGGTCAGTTTTGGTTTTGTTCCTTCCGTTGTTGTCTTCTCATTGCTACGTCAGCAAATGGCATTGCAGGAGCTTTCAGCATTTGTGCCTTATGTTGCATTTCTGATTGCCATCTTTTCGGCATTGCGCCTGGCGATTTTCAACATCGACGAAAGACAGACTACCACATTTATCGGTATGCCGACTCCGGCAAACGCTCTTTTCTGGGTGAGCCTGGCAGCCTACAATACCATTCATCCGATGAGTATTCTCACTCCGGGGGTGTTGGTAGTGCTGGTAGTGGTATTCTCTCTGTTATTGGTGGCTGAAATACCCATGTTTTCCCTGAAGATTAAGAATCTGTCATTCAAAAAGAATATTGCGCAGTTTTCTATTGTCATTGCGGCAGTCGTATTCTTACTGTGCTTTAAATTACTCGGGATTTCGCTTACTATATTATTGTATATCCTGATGTCGGTTTTACTAAATATCATTAAGCGATAA